The window GAAAATATGCCTAATGACAAGGCCTTGAAGCCTGGTGATATTATAAAATGTTTATCAGGAAAGACCGTTGAGGTTATCAATACAGATGCGGAGGGGCGCTTGATCCTGGCTGATGCCCTTACGTATGCAAAAAGATATAAGCCTGATGCGGTAATTGACATTGCCACGTTAACGGGTTCTTGTGTTGTTGCCCTGGGAACCTTTGCATCAGGGATGTTTGGTAATCACAGTGAGCTGAAGGAGAGGATAAGAAAAGCGGGTGAAAATTGCTGCGAAAAGGTGTGGGAATTGCCTCTCTGGGATGAATATCAGGAGTTGATCAAGAGCCACATTGCCGATATTAAAAATATAGGAGGGAAATACGGAGGTTCTATTACGGCGGCCTGTTTTCTCAGCAATTTTGTAGATGATTTTCCCTGGGTACACCTTGATATTGCAGGGACTTTTATGGTAGAGAAGGATACTCCCTATGTACGAAGAGGTGCAACGGGAGTAGGTGTTCGGTTGCTTATACATTTAATTCAGAACTGGAAAACGATACCGGATGTCGGCAAAAAGAGCAAAAAAAAGGGTAAATAAATCATCTATTGATAATAGTATATCAATAAAAGGTGCGAGATTACATAACCTGAAAAATATTAACATCAATATACCAAGGGACACCCTTGTAGTAATTACGGGTGTCAGCGGTTCAGGTAAATCTTCATTGGCATTTGATACCATTTATGCTGAAGGACAGAGGCGTTATATAGAGAGTCTTTCATCGTATGCCAGGCAATTTCTTGATCAAATGCAGAAACCGGATGTCGATATTATAGAAGGCCTTCCGCCAACCATTGCCATTGAACAACGCACAAGCCATTCAGGACCACGTTCCACAGTCGCCACAACAACCGAGATATATGATTACTTGCGGCTCCTGTTTGCGAAAGTAGGGACTCCCTACTGTTTCAATTGCGGAATTGCCATTACCAGACAAAACGTAGATCAGATCTTGCAAAGGGTAAACCTTATTTCTGAAGGTTCCAGGATTATTATTCTTGCACCCGTTATTAAAGGCAAGAAGGGGGAACACAAAGAGGTCTTCCAGGCGATAAGGCGGAAGGGGTTTGTCCGTGTCCGGGTTGACGGGATTATTGTAGACCTGAACGCGGAAATGAAACTCAGCCGGTATAAAATACATACTATTGAAATTGTTATTGACCGTTTGGTCATCAAGGAAGATTTTCGTAAAAGGCTGTATGATTCCATCATCACGGCATTGGAATTGGGTGACGGAGTAGTCATTGTCTCCCGGGAAAAGGGTAACAAATGGGATGATATCGTTTTCAGTGAACGGTATTCCTGCCCGCAGTGCGGGTTGGGGTATGAAGAACTCGCCCCGAGAATGTTTTCCTTTAACAGTCCATACGGTGCATGCCAGGTGTGTGAAGGTCTTGGCATGGAATCAGTTGATGACACGGATGAAGGGTCTGTGGATTATCGTATCTGCGATGCCTGCAATGGCGCTCGGTTAAGGCCAGAGGTGCTAGCGGTAAAAATTGAAGGAAAATCGATTCATGAAGTTGCTGCAATGACAGTGGAAAAAGCATTTTCCTTTTTTCAATCTGTTGAGTTTGGGAGTAATCAAGAAATTATCGCAAAAGGTATTGTAAAGGAAATTCTGCTACGCTTAAACTTTATGCTCGATATAGGGCTCTATTATTTAACCTTGGACAGGAGAAGTAATTCGCTTTCCGGTGGGGAGGTACAGAGGATTAGATTGTCAACACAGGTGGGTACGGGATTAACCGGAGCATGTTACGTTTTAGATGAGCCGACGATCGGTTTGCATCAGAGAGATAATGACAAATTGATTCAGACATTAAAAAAAATGAAAGAGTTGGGGAATACTGTCATTATCGTGGAACATGATGAGACAACCATCCGCAATGCTGATTATGTGATCGATCTGGGGCCTGGTGCCGGGGAACATGGCGGTAGTGTCGTTGCAGAGGGTTCAGTGGAAGAGATCATTTCCTGCAAAGACTCATTAACCTCTCAATACCTCACCCGTAAACTCAGGATTGAAATTCCCCGGTTTCGAAAAAAAGCAGACCTGAACAACTCGATCGTGATAAAAGATGCAAGGGAAAACAATCTGAAATCAATTGATGTCAGTATTCCGTTACGGCTGTTCTGCTGCATAACAGGAGTCTCCGGATCAGGCAAGAGCACATTGGTGAACCATATTCTGTACAAGGCTTTAATGAATGAGCTCTATGGAAGCCTCCAGAAGCCCGGCAAATTTGACAGAATAATTGGTATGGAAAAGATCGACAAGGTCATCGATATAGATCAGTCACCGATTGGGCGGACACCGCGTT is drawn from Candidatus Scalindua sp. and contains these coding sequences:
- the uvrA gene encoding excinuclease ABC subunit UvrA → MSAKRAKKRVNKSSIDNSISIKGARLHNLKNININIPRDTLVVITGVSGSGKSSLAFDTIYAEGQRRYIESLSSYARQFLDQMQKPDVDIIEGLPPTIAIEQRTSHSGPRSTVATTTEIYDYLRLLFAKVGTPYCFNCGIAITRQNVDQILQRVNLISEGSRIIILAPVIKGKKGEHKEVFQAIRRKGFVRVRVDGIIVDLNAEMKLSRYKIHTIEIVIDRLVIKEDFRKRLYDSIITALELGDGVVIVSREKGNKWDDIVFSERYSCPQCGLGYEELAPRMFSFNSPYGACQVCEGLGMESVDDTDEGSVDYRICDACNGARLRPEVLAVKIEGKSIHEVAAMTVEKAFSFFQSVEFGSNQEIIAKGIVKEILLRLNFMLDIGLYYLTLDRRSNSLSGGEVQRIRLSTQVGTGLTGACYVLDEPTIGLHQRDNDKLIQTLKKMKELGNTVIIVEHDETTIRNADYVIDLGPGAGEHGGSVVAEGSVEEIISCKDSLTSQYLTRKLRIEIPRFRKKADLNNSIVIKDARENNLKSIDVSIPLRLFCCITGVSGSGKSTLVNHILYKALMNELYGSLQKPGKFDRIIGMEKIDKVIDIDQSPIGRTPRSNPATYTNLFNHIRNILAQTKESKMRGYTPARYSFNVKGGRCELCGGQGTKRVSMHFLPDMFIECEQCRGKRYNAETLEITYKGKSISDILDLSVDEAYDFFRNIPSIERILRTLREVGLGYITLGQSSTTISGGEAQRVKLSTELAKQSTGKTLYILDEPTTGLHFADIHNLLKILHRLADRGNSVVVIEHNLDVIKTADYIIDMGPEGGDKGGEIVACGTPEEVAASKSSYTGMYLKRELSLMK